A stretch of the Dioscorea cayenensis subsp. rotundata cultivar TDr96_F1 chromosome 4, TDr96_F1_v2_PseudoChromosome.rev07_lg8_w22 25.fasta, whole genome shotgun sequence genome encodes the following:
- the LOC120258799 gene encoding leucine-rich repeat extensin-like protein 3: MKPWLLVLLFSFLLLLFIPNLKASSFKLKNGWDALNFVLVLCAILCGILSKNTNGGDEAAEKTTTPTHRSQDWYPAQEPLGMNQTVGIRRMRSSSSYPDLRQETALGDTWRFADDFEIYRSRRSGWATSPRDSDFKTIPVDTVVLRRSDPSPPPSPPRSAAPAPPPPPPPPPPPPSQRRPRRRNIEKVPKMKPDEEKKVEEEIEVAVEIEKPFPPPSPAPPPPPPPPKLHKKSSVGAKDFANKLASFYQKNKKKGRKSKKTHEETQNTATPPPAPPPPPPPPPPPSFTLAQFFSHKKSSTKKKVHSFPSPAPPPPPPPPPMTERSKKPHKKRDQIIHPGTLPPPPPPPPPMTPPRRTQTLPSPMIPPPSPDVNNKADMFIARFRANLKLEKMNSIREKQHREKEKEEENEQDEIMMMMMMGGILDDDDNN, from the coding sequence ATGAAGCCATGGCTGTTGGTTCTCCTGTTCTCGTTTCTATTGCTTCTATTCATCCCGAATCTTAAAGCGTCCAGCTTTAAGCTGAAGAACGGCTGGGATGCGCTCAACTTCGTTTTGGTTCTGTGCGCAATCTTGTGTGGGATTCTTAGCAAGAACACCAACGGTGGAGATGAGGCTGCGGAGAAGACAACAACACCTACACACCGATCCCAAGACTGGTATCCTGCTCAGGAACCATTGGGTATGAATCAGACGGTTGGGATTCGTCGAATGAGGAGTAGTAGCTCTTACCCGGATCTCCGGCAAGAGACGGCGTTGGGGGACACCTGGCGCTTTGCCGATGACTTTGAGATCTATCGTAGCCGTCGATCCGGATGGGCTACCTCTCCTCGGGATTCGGATTTCAAGACAATCCCCGTTGATACCGTTGTTCTCCGCCGTAGTGATCCTTCTCCTCCGCCGTCACCGCCGAGATCTGCAGCGCCGGCGCCTCCCCCGCCACCGCCACCTCCACCTCCTCCGCCGTCACAGCGGCGACCGAGGAGACGGAACATCGAGAAGGTTCCGAAGATGAAGCCAGACGAGGAGAAGAAGGTTGAAGAGGAGATCGAGGTTGCGGTCGAGATCGAGAAACCCTTTCCACCACCATCACCGGCGCCGCCGCCACCTCCTCCACCCCCAAAGCTCCACAAAAAGAGCTCCGTCGGAGCCAAGGACTTCGCCAACAAGTTGGCGTCGTTCTAccagaaaaacaagaaaaaagggagaaaatCGAAGAAAACCCACGAAGAAACCCAAAACACCGCCACACCTCCGCCggcacctcctcctcctccacctccgCCGCCTCCGCCATCTTTCACTCTCGCTCAGTTCTTCTCCCACAAGAAATCATCCACCAAGAAGAAGGTCCACTCGTTCCCATCTCCGGCACCACCTCCTCCACCGCCTCCGCCACCAATGACTGAGAGATCAAAGAAACCACACAAGAAGCGAGATCAAATCATCCATCCGGGTACATTGCCTCCACCTCCTCCGCCACCACCGCCGATGACCCCGCCGCGGAGGACCCAGACCCTTCCGTCTCCAATGATCCCTCCGCCAAGTCCAGACGTGAACAACAAGGCGGACATGTTCATAGCGCGGTTCCGGGCGAACCTGAAGCTTGAGAAGATGAACTCCATTAGAGAGAAACAACATCGGgagaaagagaaggaagaagagaacGAGCAGGACgagatcatgatgatgatgatgatgggcgGCATtttagatgatgatgataataactaa